The Trachemys scripta elegans isolate TJP31775 chromosome 6, CAS_Tse_1.0, whole genome shotgun sequence genome includes a window with the following:
- the LOC117878988 gene encoding histone H3.3-like: protein MSFGIMVTLLAWIAHKLESSTPTGGKALRKQLTTKAARKSAPSTGGVKKPHRYRPGTVALREIRRYQKSTELLIRKLPFQRLVREIAQDFKTDLRFQSAAIGALQEASEAYLVGLFEDTNLCAIHAKRVTIMPKDIQLARHIRGERA, encoded by the coding sequence ATGTCTTTTGGCATAATGGTGACTCTTTTGGCGTGGATTGCACACAAGTTGGAGTCTTCAACTCCCACTGGTGGGAAAGCCCTCCGGAAGCAACTGACCACCAAAGCAGCCAGGAAAAGTGCGCCCTCTACTGGGGGAGTGAAGAAACCTCATCGTTACAGGCCTGGCACCGTGGCCCTTCGAGAGATCCGGCGGTACCAGAAATCCACTGAGCTGCTGATTCGCAAACTCCCGTTCCAGCGTCTGGTCCGTGAAATCGCTCAGGACTTCAAGACAGATCTGCGGTTCCAGAGTGCTGCTATCGGAGCCCTGCAGGAAGCCAGTGAGGCTTATCTCGTGGGTCTCTTTGAAGACACCAACTTGTGTGCAATCCACGCCAAAAGAGTCACCATTATGCCAAAAGACATCCAGCTGGCACGTCATATCCGCGGCGAGCGGGCTTAA